One genomic window of Aethina tumida isolate Nest 87 chromosome 3, icAetTumi1.1, whole genome shotgun sequence includes the following:
- the LOC109603112 gene encoding UDP-glycosyltransferase UGT4-like, translating into MRSVLVSLISLVLVADAAKILGVIPTPSYSHQIAFRSLWSELSLRGHEVTVITTHPVNNGTLKNLKEVDISFVKKYLEERYEGDKVLEALNNGVMATLKFIEDMLIDTSNHVLDHKGVREIMKQKNGTYDVVLVESLFPEMNAFGDLFGCPVIGVISLDAPANLYGSLGNPTHPAVYPDVVLPFSAPLTFSERVVSTIYNPLREVHRKYSFNPRKEEVLRRHFPTVSKSYNEVYGNMEMVFVNSHPVLQGVRPLGPSIVTIGGTTNIETPKPLPKDLKQFMDEAKEGVIYFSLGSNVKSKNLSDKLRRTLISTLGKLSYNVLWKFETNMTDLPQNIKIISWAPQQDILRHPNVKLFITQGGLQSLQEAIMYEVPLVVFPFFGDQAHNARIVENRGLGKRLVHSTLEAQEFERAVVEVITNKKYKDNVIRMKTLILDEPMSGVEKAVWWTEYVIRHKGAKHFRDPILDLSLLEYYQIDVYAFLTVVTIFVLFTFYYVFNVVCRLLNKLLNRNKKLKEL; encoded by the exons ATGAGGAGCGTCTTGGTCTCACTGATCTCACTGGTGTTGGTGGCTGACGCCGCCAAGATCCTGGGCGTCATCCCCACACCATCGTACAGCCACCAGATAGCCTTCAGAAGTCTCTGGTCTGAACTGTCCTTAAGAGGCCACGAAGTCACTGTGATCACCACCCATCCAGTCAACAACGGCACCTTGAAGAACCTCAAAGAAGTGGACATCAGCTTCGTCAAGAAGTACTTGGAAGAACGCTACGAGGGGGACAAAGTACTGGAGGCCCTGAACAACGGCGTCATGGCCACGTTGAAATTCATCGAAGACATGCTCATCGACACGTCCAACCATGTGTTGGACCACAAGGGGGTGCGGGAGATCATGAAGCAGAAGAACGGCACCTACGACGTCGTCTTGGTTGAGAGCCTGTTCCCTGAGATGAACGCCTTTGGAGACCTCTTCGGTTGTCCGGTCATTGGAGTCATATCTTTGGACGCTCCAGCAA ATTTGTATGGGTCTTTGGGCAACCCAACTCACCCAGCAGTGTACCCGGACGTGGTGCTCCCCTTCAGCGCCCCGCTGACCTTCTCGGAAAGAGTCGTGAGCACGATCTACAACCCCCTGAGGGAGGTGCACCGAAAGTACAGCTTTAACCCTCGCAAAGAGGAGGTTTTGAGACGCCACTTCCCTACTGTGTCCAAGTCTTATAATGAAGTTTACGGGAACATGGAGATGGTGTTTGTGAATTCACACCCTGTATTACAGGGGGTTAGGCCGTTGGGCCCGTCGATTGTCACCATTGGAGGCACCACTAACATTGAAACCCCTAAACCTTTACCTAAG GACCTGAAACAATTCATGGATGAGGCCAAAGAAGGAGTCATTTACTTCAGCCTAGGGAGCAACGTTAAGAGCAAAAACCTGAGCGACAAGCTGAGACGAACCTTAATATCTACTTTGGGTAAACTATCCTACAATGTGCTTTGGAAGTTTGAAACAAACATGACCGATTTACCTCAAAACATTAAGATCATTAGCTGGGCACCACAACAAGACATACTAA GACACCCCAACGTGAAGCTGTTCATCACGCAAGGAGGTCTGCAGTCACTACAAGAGGCAATCATGTACGAAGTACCCTTGGTAGTATTCCCCTTCTTCGGTGATCAAGCCCACAATGCCAGAATAGTCGAAAACAGAGGCTTGGGCAAAAGACTGGTGCACTCGACTTTGGAGGCTCAGGAGTTCGAGAGAGCTGTGGTTGAAGTAATCACTAACAAAAA GTACAAAGACAACGTGATAAGAATGAAAACGTTGATACTCGACGAACCGATGAGTGGAGTGGAAAAAGCTGTTTGGTGGACCGAATATGTGATCAGGCATAAAGGGGCCAAACATTTTAGGGACCCAATACTTGACCTCTCCCTCCTTGAATATTATCAGATTGATGTTTATGCTTTTCTGACTGTCGTTACCATTTTCGTcttgtttactttttactaTGTTTTCAACGTTGTTTGTCGCCTCcttaataagttattaaacagaaataaaaagcTGAAAGAATTGTAA